The proteins below come from a single Bacteroidales bacterium WCE2004 genomic window:
- a CDS encoding Alpha-2-macroglobulin family protein, which translates to MKRLVIFFAFLLLPLVAVPAQEIKKEWGRYYALARKDRPREQIEKLHQIRAIALERRLPGDLLQACREEDRVGVRLNWKSADSLHLALTRVIESYGEPLLTWRWKDEDWKYAKTHQDELGRARHPEMQPRQIPYLQTRDLDDIADDFEWILWDRLTKNLSLGPDSEEFRLLDGRIGARYPGRPYLSYLMACRAEDPIPALQAVADKYADTPFRFIPEREILQKRWKRLREDEAADEASARQLYEDVNAYRKALRSQKAGFGRGLSLSVDDILDALTDSRLYVRFQEDSIILTGRNFGRGLVSFESDEHSRTVTLRNRDGRFYVLDTVKARIPDLPDGCYRVTTQHGGRASYQKYSLSMAVRQQGEDFAIYVADCLTGEPATSAVIRLRYGNSHKKVLEREIRLDGPGFTPLPADFREKINPDGYVWLDARVGSHLSKYVSVREPRSWEYGPPATLHGRVFKDRGAYRPGDTLKAKAILFEGDLRDRVKALAKGERVRVKILNAQREKLAEMNLKTNAFGSVAWEWAIPGEERNGLWNIEVVYKDEMLVRSAFRVDDFVLPTFEVTFDPQEKPYFPDSEIEICGKAVSYSGHPVDRMTLEGRITSYSREVWKGALSIDGNGAFRIPFTPTDSGSYKLTVRATDASGETHDFEHKFRVSPGLSLAVKLKNAAPGALSVGPSLMLDNSILTEPVARLAWTVNNGGESVRMPVRYYLKDADGNELRTGVSEKTLELDLSDCPDGLYYILGVVLYEIQNVDMTVQKTAETVMPILKMTSGLNAPVRSVFLPGETDIEAGRRIQARLGAGAGPLWAVATLTAPDGSVLESRPVHLYGDQSLLELPFVYKDSYPDAVRLEIFYFRDAEKVSHEATYRRVRHSMDLPLSFSRFEDRTRPGAPFTLSLQSVPGVEAVVSVYDKSLDAMAPNVWKRVELRAPVFRRPVFWSVTGRLTSRSFVVPRIFPTGAQGSVYGVVFDATGEPLIGAAVLVEGTRTGAVTNVDGFFSLEAPIGATLTISCIGYETVRLPAAPGVEVILEEDLEMLEETVVIGYGVSRRGAPESREPDVVVRADTYVDDMPELSDDDFRAVFSEALAFDPFVYPDQDGKLDVTFRTSDKLSTYHVNVFAHDPSMRNATLQQDFVVTVPVRISVAEPRYLYEEDRYLLSASVSNISRDTLSGRLYLRVEMEDAVEDRQPAYAQAADLTVPAGGTSTAQFTLTAPPSFQPSFVGWWDEPKLNLQLVFEGDGFSDAVRLSVPVERAEQLITECHSALAGLEAVDSLRRMFVNAPGDKAEVTFRTLRELAEEGLAQWTAPEDPDALSLSASFYARALLGRDTTGTLAPLLALRCEDGGFAWTKGMESSAVVTATILERMAVLRDKGIAVPDLTQTVHYLDYSQFGNWWPRWCGGLSDEQYMDIRAMWTSVPFDLKGVEKRAVRRFRLSEFRRFARKYLTPGRYDYANGWILDKARRVRTLRNLTASEAGLALGRAWGEVVFASDRFAKTVQRDLISLEQYAVRHPSGGLYYPNAVLPFRGLLSSEVYAHTLLAGLLEGRVSDGVRLWLTLQNETQSWTGEPAYVDALQLVLSSSDDLLDRQIVTLTASETLPFADIQASGNDMRVERRFYLEQDGKRVALKPGDTLQVGDKVVAEYELWSAENRSFVRLDAFREACFLPVDQLSGQALGDGRPVRVDGLWTRLVQCYREVRADRTCWWFDVCPEETTKWEESFFVTQAGTFAAPVVTVESLYAPQYRANAACGAPFTACP; encoded by the coding sequence ATGAAGAGACTAGTCATCTTTTTTGCATTCCTGCTCCTTCCGCTCGTGGCGGTTCCCGCCCAGGAAATAAAAAAGGAGTGGGGGCGTTATTATGCATTGGCCAGAAAGGACCGGCCGCGCGAACAGATTGAAAAGCTTCACCAGATCAGGGCAATAGCCCTGGAGCGCCGCCTGCCGGGCGACTTGTTGCAGGCGTGCCGGGAGGAAGATCGGGTCGGCGTCCGCCTGAACTGGAAATCGGCGGATTCGCTCCATCTTGCCTTGACGCGGGTCATCGAGTCCTACGGGGAGCCCCTGCTGACCTGGCGTTGGAAGGATGAGGACTGGAAGTATGCCAAAACCCATCAGGACGAACTCGGGAGAGCGCGTCATCCGGAGATGCAGCCCCGTCAGATCCCTTACCTGCAGACCCGGGACCTGGACGATATAGCCGACGATTTCGAGTGGATCCTGTGGGACCGCCTGACGAAAAATCTTTCCCTGGGCCCCGACAGCGAGGAATTCCGCCTGCTGGACGGACGGATTGGAGCACGCTATCCGGGCCGTCCGTACCTGTCGTACCTGATGGCGTGCAGGGCGGAGGACCCGATCCCCGCCCTGCAGGCGGTGGCGGACAAGTACGCCGACACGCCGTTCCGCTTCATCCCGGAGCGGGAAATCCTGCAGAAACGGTGGAAACGGCTCCGCGAGGACGAGGCGGCCGATGAGGCCAGCGCCAGGCAGTTGTATGAAGATGTCAATGCCTATCGCAAGGCGCTGCGGAGCCAGAAGGCCGGCTTCGGCCGGGGCTTGAGCCTGTCGGTGGACGATATCCTGGACGCCCTTACCGACTCCCGCCTGTATGTCCGTTTCCAGGAGGATTCCATCATCCTGACCGGCCGGAATTTCGGTCGCGGGCTGGTGTCGTTCGAATCGGACGAACACAGCCGGACCGTCACCCTCCGGAACCGGGACGGGCGTTTCTATGTCCTGGACACGGTCAAGGCCAGGATTCCCGACCTTCCGGACGGCTGCTACCGCGTCACGACGCAACACGGAGGACGGGCTTCCTACCAGAAGTACAGCCTGTCGATGGCCGTCCGGCAGCAGGGGGAGGATTTCGCCATCTACGTGGCTGATTGTCTGACAGGCGAACCCGCCACGTCGGCGGTCATCCGGCTCAGATACGGAAATAGTCACAAAAAAGTGCTGGAGCGGGAGATCCGGCTGGACGGTCCGGGGTTCACGCCCCTTCCTGCGGACTTCCGGGAAAAGATCAACCCCGATGGTTATGTCTGGCTGGATGCACGGGTCGGGAGCCATCTGAGCAAATACGTCTCTGTCCGCGAGCCGCGGTCCTGGGAATACGGGCCCCCGGCGACGCTCCATGGCCGCGTGTTCAAGGACCGCGGTGCCTATCGTCCCGGCGATACCCTCAAGGCCAAGGCCATCCTGTTCGAGGGCGACCTGCGCGACCGGGTGAAGGCGCTGGCCAAAGGAGAGCGTGTCCGGGTGAAGATCCTCAACGCGCAAAGAGAGAAGCTGGCCGAAATGAACCTGAAGACCAATGCCTTCGGATCGGTGGCCTGGGAATGGGCCATCCCCGGGGAAGAGCGGAACGGTCTGTGGAACATCGAGGTGGTGTATAAGGATGAAATGCTGGTGCGCTCCGCTTTCCGGGTGGACGACTTCGTCCTGCCGACTTTCGAGGTGACCTTCGATCCGCAGGAGAAGCCTTACTTCCCGGATTCCGAGATCGAGATATGCGGCAAGGCGGTCAGCTATTCCGGGCATCCCGTGGACAGGATGACACTGGAAGGGCGCATTACCTCATATTCCCGGGAAGTCTGGAAAGGGGCGTTATCCATCGACGGGAACGGCGCCTTCCGGATTCCGTTCACGCCGACCGACTCCGGGAGTTATAAGTTGACGGTCAGAGCGACAGATGCGTCTGGCGAGACACACGATTTCGAGCATAAGTTCCGGGTGTCGCCTGGCCTGTCCCTGGCTGTCAAGCTGAAGAACGCGGCCCCCGGAGCGTTGTCCGTCGGGCCTTCCCTCATGCTGGACAACTCCATCCTGACGGAGCCCGTCGCCCGCCTTGCCTGGACGGTCAACAATGGTGGCGAATCCGTTCGCATGCCCGTCAGATATTACTTGAAAGATGCAGACGGCAACGAGCTCCGGACAGGCGTATCGGAAAAAACGCTCGAACTGGACCTGTCCGATTGCCCGGATGGCTTGTATTACATCCTGGGTGTAGTCTTGTACGAAATCCAGAATGTAGACATGACTGTGCAGAAGACTGCCGAGACCGTAATGCCCATCCTGAAGATGACTTCCGGCCTGAACGCCCCGGTGCGGAGCGTGTTCCTGCCCGGTGAGACGGATATCGAAGCCGGCAGGCGGATCCAGGCCCGGCTGGGCGCAGGGGCCGGCCCGCTGTGGGCGGTGGCCACCCTGACCGCGCCGGACGGATCGGTCCTGGAGTCGCGCCCGGTCCATCTGTACGGAGACCAGTCGCTGCTGGAGCTTCCGTTTGTTTATAAAGATTCTTATCCCGACGCCGTGCGGCTGGAAATCTTCTATTTCCGCGATGCGGAGAAGGTGAGCCACGAGGCGACCTACCGTCGGGTCCGGCATTCGATGGACCTGCCGCTTTCTTTCTCCCGTTTCGAGGACCGCACGCGTCCCGGCGCCCCCTTCACCCTGTCTCTGCAGTCGGTGCCTGGCGTTGAGGCTGTCGTGTCGGTGTACGACAAGAGCCTGGATGCGATGGCCCCGAACGTCTGGAAGCGGGTGGAGCTGCGTGCACCGGTTTTCCGGCGACCCGTGTTCTGGTCGGTGACCGGGCGCCTCACCAGCCGGTCATTCGTCGTCCCGCGCATCTTTCCGACCGGCGCGCAGGGCTCGGTCTATGGTGTCGTCTTCGATGCCACAGGTGAGCCTCTCATTGGAGCTGCCGTTCTCGTTGAAGGCACCAGGACAGGGGCGGTGACCAACGTGGATGGTTTCTTCTCGCTGGAGGCGCCGATCGGTGCCACTTTGACGATTTCCTGTATCGGCTACGAGACCGTCCGGCTGCCCGCCGCTCCCGGGGTGGAGGTTATCCTGGAGGAAGATCTTGAAATGCTGGAGGAGACGGTGGTCATCGGTTATGGCGTCAGTCGTCGTGGCGCTCCGGAATCTCGGGAGCCGGACGTAGTCGTCCGGGCGGACACCTATGTGGATGACATGCCGGAGCTTTCCGACGATGACTTCCGCGCCGTCTTCTCCGAGGCCCTGGCCTTCGATCCGTTCGTCTATCCCGACCAGGACGGCAAGCTGGATGTGACCTTCCGGACTTCCGACAAGCTGTCCACCTATCACGTCAATGTCTTCGCCCATGACCCGTCCATGCGGAACGCCACCCTGCAGCAGGACTTCGTGGTGACGGTGCCGGTGCGGATCTCCGTGGCGGAGCCGCGCTATCTGTACGAAGAAGACCGGTATCTGCTTTCCGCTTCGGTGTCGAACATTTCCCGGGACACCCTGTCCGGCCGCCTGTATCTGCGGGTGGAGATGGAAGACGCCGTGGAGGACCGACAGCCGGCGTACGCCCAGGCGGCGGACCTGACGGTCCCGGCCGGCGGCACGTCCACGGCCCAGTTCACGCTCACGGCGCCGCCTTCCTTCCAGCCTTCCTTCGTAGGCTGGTGGGACGAGCCGAAGCTGAACCTGCAGCTGGTGTTCGAGGGTGACGGCTTCAGTGACGCCGTGCGCCTTTCCGTGCCGGTCGAGCGGGCGGAGCAGCTGATCACGGAATGCCATTCGGCCCTGGCCGGGCTGGAAGCCGTGGATTCGCTCCGCCGGATGTTCGTCAACGCGCCCGGCGACAAGGCGGAAGTGACGTTCCGGACGCTCCGCGAACTGGCGGAGGAGGGCCTCGCGCAGTGGACGGCGCCGGAGGATCCGGACGCCCTCTCGCTCTCGGCCAGTTTCTATGCCCGGGCGCTGCTGGGCCGGGATACGACCGGCACGCTGGCCCCGCTCCTGGCCCTGCGCTGCGAGGACGGCGGCTTCGCCTGGACGAAGGGGATGGAGTCCTCGGCGGTCGTGACGGCCACCATCCTGGAGCGCATGGCCGTGCTCCGGGACAAGGGCATCGCCGTCCCGGACCTGACGCAGACCGTCCATTACCTGGACTATAGCCAGTTCGGCAACTGGTGGCCGCGCTGGTGCGGCGGTCTTTCGGACGAGCAGTATATGGACATCCGGGCCATGTGGACGTCCGTGCCCTTCGACCTGAAGGGCGTGGAAAAGAGGGCTGTCCGTCGCTTCCGTCTCTCCGAATTCCGCCGCTTTGCGCGGAAGTATCTGACCCCCGGCCGCTATGACTACGCCAACGGCTGGATCCTGGACAAGGCCCGCCGTGTGCGGACGCTCCGCAACCTGACCGCCTCCGAGGCGGGCCTCGCCCTCGGTCGGGCCTGGGGCGAAGTGGTCTTCGCGTCCGACCGCTTCGCGAAGACCGTCCAGCGCGACCTCATCTCGCTGGAGCAATACGCCGTCCGTCATCCGTCCGGCGGGCTTTATTACCCGAATGCCGTGCTGCCTTTCCGCGGCCTGCTCTCTTCGGAGGTCTATGCCCACACCCTGCTCGCAGGCCTGCTTGAAGGCCGTGTCTCCGACGGGGTGCGGCTCTGGCTGACCCTCCAGAACGAGACGCAGTCCTGGACCGGTGAACCGGCCTACGTGGACGCGCTGCAGCTGGTCCTGTCCTCGTCCGACGACCTGCTGGACCGCCAGATTGTGACGCTGACCGCCTCCGAGACGCTTCCGTTCGCGGACATCCAGGCCTCCGGCAACGACATGCGCGTCGAGCGGCGGTTCTATCTGGAGCAGGACGGCAAGCGCGTTGCGCTGAAGCCCGGCGACACGCTCCAGGTGGGCGACAAGGTCGTCGCCGAATATGAGCTCTGGAGCGCGGAGAACCGCTCTTTCGTCCGGCTGGACGCCTTCCGCGAAGCTTGCTTCCTGCCGGTCGACCAGCTTTCCGGCCAGGCGCTCGGCGATGGCAGGCCGGTCCGGGTCGACGGCCTCTGGACGCGACTTGTCCAGTGCTACCGTGAAGTCCGCGCCGACCGCACGTGCTGGTGGTTCGATGTCTGTCCGGAAGAGACCACGAAGTGGGAAGAATCCTTCTTCGTGACCCAGGCCGGCACCTTTGCGGCCCCCGTGGTCACGGTCGAATCCCTCTATGCGCCCCAGTACCGCGCCAACGCGGCCTGTGGGGCTCCTTTCACCGCCTGCCCTTGA
- a CDS encoding fructose-bisphosphate aldolase, class II — protein sequence MQTIKEVLYDCQARKTAVLATNFYNYETLVCVAKAAQAAGAPVMLQLTRSSIDYMGIHTAYKMGRQVLADYGLQGYIHLDHGPSLELVQRCLDEGFDSVMIDASEKPFDENVAISAKAVEMAKPYGANVEAELGYVAKLGQEQGGGFTTPEQAVEFVARTGVDALAVSIGSAHGFYKQPPHLDIPRLAAIHAATPVALVLHGSSGIPHDQVREAIANGIVKVNLATEIKDNFMRALKQVLSESDEIDLRKVFPKAMLPVVELLKEKYAVTGARI from the coding sequence ATGCAAACCATCAAAGAAGTACTCTACGACTGCCAGGCCAGGAAAACCGCGGTTCTGGCTACCAACTTTTATAACTACGAGACCCTCGTGTGCGTCGCCAAGGCCGCCCAGGCGGCCGGTGCGCCCGTGATGCTGCAGCTCACGCGCTCTTCCATCGATTACATGGGCATCCATACCGCCTACAAGATGGGCCGCCAGGTGCTGGCGGACTATGGCCTGCAGGGCTACATCCACCTGGACCACGGCCCCAGCCTGGAACTGGTGCAGCGCTGCCTGGACGAGGGCTTCGACTCCGTGATGATCGACGCTTCCGAGAAGCCGTTCGACGAGAACGTGGCCATTTCGGCCAAGGCCGTCGAGATGGCGAAGCCCTACGGCGCCAACGTGGAGGCGGAGCTCGGCTACGTGGCCAAGCTCGGCCAGGAGCAGGGCGGCGGCTTCACGACGCCGGAGCAGGCGGTCGAGTTCGTGGCCCGCACCGGCGTGGACGCGCTGGCCGTATCCATCGGCTCCGCCCACGGCTTCTACAAGCAGCCGCCGCACCTCGACATCCCGCGCCTTGCCGCCATCCACGCCGCGACGCCGGTCGCGCTGGTGCTGCACGGCAGCTCCGGCATCCCGCACGACCAGGTGCGCGAGGCCATCGCCAACGGCATCGTGAAGGTGAACCTGGCCACCGAGATCAAGGACAACTTCATGCGCGCCCTCAAGCAGGTGCTCTCCGAGAGTGACGAGATCGACCTGCGCAAGGTGTTCCCGAAGGCCATGCTCCCCGTCGTGGAACTCCTCAAGGAGAAATACGCCGTCACCGGCGCCCGGATCTAG
- a CDS encoding Uncharacterized conserved protein YbjQ, UPF0145 family produces MILTTTPTVEGRTITEYRGVIFGEVIEGVNFLRDFAASIRNVVGGRSGSYEEELVNARNNALRELESRAYQVGADAVVGIDIDYEVLGTNGNMLMVTASGTAVKLA; encoded by the coding sequence ATGATTCTTACCACTACTCCTACCGTCGAAGGACGCACCATTACCGAATACCGGGGCGTCATCTTCGGCGAAGTCATCGAAGGCGTCAACTTCCTCCGCGATTTCGCGGCGAGCATCCGCAATGTCGTCGGCGGCCGCAGCGGCTCCTACGAAGAAGAACTCGTCAATGCCCGCAACAATGCGCTGCGCGAGCTGGAGAGCCGCGCCTATCAGGTCGGTGCCGACGCCGTCGTCGGGATCGACATCGACTACGAAGTGCTGGGCACCAACGGCAACATGCTGATGGTCACCGCCTCCGGTACAGCCGTCAAGCTCGCCTAG
- a CDS encoding glycerate kinase, whose protein sequence is MQSAMKILIAPDSFKGCLPAREVAAVLGAAVRERCPDWEVVELPLADGGEGTLDVLVAALRGEIRTAQVSDPLGRPVRARFGLAGGTAIVEVAEACGLQLLRPEERDPLRATTRGVGELLLAARAAGATHFLVGLGGTATCDGGSGMLQVQGLREALKDCKIELLSDVENPLVGPTGAARVFAPQKGASPEAVALLERRLEAQADALCALAGRDVRRLPGAGAAGGLGAAFLACFDAVCVPGIDRVLAAVGFADRLAGADLVVTGEGRSDSQTLQGKVPYGVLRHAGSVPVVLLSGRIADRDALAAAGFARLVQASPDDLPTAAAIQAKTAAENLRRSILSIIP, encoded by the coding sequence ATGCAGTCCGCCATGAAGATCCTGATCGCACCCGATTCCTTCAAGGGCTGCCTCCCGGCGCGGGAGGTGGCGGCCGTGCTGGGCGCGGCCGTCCGGGAGCGGTGTCCCGACTGGGAGGTCGTGGAACTGCCCCTCGCCGACGGCGGGGAAGGGACGCTCGACGTGCTCGTGGCCGCGCTGCGCGGCGAAATCAGAACGGCGCAGGTGTCCGACCCGCTCGGCCGGCCCGTGCGCGCCCGTTTCGGACTCGCGGGCGGGACAGCTATCGTGGAGGTGGCCGAGGCCTGCGGGCTGCAGCTCCTCCGCCCGGAGGAGCGCGACCCGCTGCGCGCGACCACCCGGGGCGTGGGCGAGCTCCTGCTCGCCGCCCGGGCCGCCGGCGCGACGCACTTCCTGGTCGGTCTCGGCGGCACCGCCACCTGCGACGGCGGCAGCGGGATGCTGCAGGTGCAGGGTTTGCGCGAAGCGCTGAAAGACTGTAAGATAGAACTGCTGAGCGATGTGGAGAACCCACTGGTCGGTCCGACGGGCGCGGCGCGGGTATTCGCGCCGCAGAAGGGCGCTTCGCCCGAAGCGGTCGCGCTCCTGGAGCGGCGCCTCGAGGCGCAGGCCGACGCCCTGTGCGCCCTGGCCGGGCGCGACGTGCGCCGCCTGCCCGGCGCCGGCGCTGCCGGCGGCCTCGGCGCCGCCTTCCTGGCCTGCTTCGACGCTGTCTGCGTGCCCGGCATCGACCGCGTGCTGGCGGCCGTCGGCTTTGCCGACCGCCTCGCCGGCGCGGACCTGGTCGTCACCGGCGAAGGCCGGTCCGACAGCCAGACCCTGCAGGGCAAGGTCCCTTATGGCGTCCTGCGCCACGCCGGCTCCGTCCCCGTCGTCCTGCTGTCCGGCCGCATCGCCGACCGCGACGCCCTGGCCGCCGCCGGCTTCGCCCGGCTCGTCCAGGCTTCGCCGGACGACCTCCCGACGGCGGCGGCCATCCAAGCAAAAACCGCCGCAGAAAACCTGCGGCGGTCCATTCTTTCAATAATTCCGTGA
- a CDS encoding Protein N-acetyltransferase, RimJ/RimL family, protein MIETERLLLREYSRDDFDALYEIMSDPETMQHYPAPFDKERTGRWIEWNLENYSKLGFGLWAVVLKETGAFIGDCGITLQDIDGEHLPEIGYHIHKKYWRRGYAKEAAQAVRDWAFGHTDYPALYSYCKYTNEASYKTAEAIGMHFHKEYRDEMNGITHVSVIFRNER, encoded by the coding sequence ATGATAGAGACTGAAAGACTTCTGTTACGGGAGTATTCGCGGGATGATTTCGACGCGCTGTATGAGATCATGTCCGACCCCGAGACGATGCAGCATTATCCGGCGCCGTTCGACAAGGAAAGGACCGGACGCTGGATCGAATGGAACCTCGAGAATTATTCGAAGCTCGGGTTTGGCCTTTGGGCGGTCGTCCTGAAAGAGACGGGTGCGTTTATCGGCGACTGCGGCATCACCCTGCAGGATATTGACGGCGAGCATCTGCCCGAAATCGGGTATCATATCCATAAGAAATACTGGCGGCGCGGATATGCGAAAGAAGCCGCGCAGGCCGTCAGGGACTGGGCCTTCGGGCACACGGATTATCCCGCCCTGTATTCGTATTGCAAATACACCAATGAAGCATCCTACAAGACCGCGGAAGCGATCGGGATGCATTTCCATAAAGAGTACCGCGACGAGATGAACGGCATCACGCACGTTTCGGTCATCTTCAGAAATGAGAGATAA
- a CDS encoding Alpha/beta hydrolase family protein, translating to MKQKNNKKKRMVTAIVIVAVVLIALRFIMFPPVKDIPTTGQYQFTSEDYWVTLDKADPYSKNGSKRQLQIREWHPVDCPEQKPVVVASHGSCGTIGNNLTLYRELASHGYTVLAVAHPGQCASVRYENGRKSGPSGVFFKEQAALKPDEAPEEACEIFHKWMDIRTGDLNAVMDDYMARNGATRFIAEGHSLGGSAAYAMARIRKDVIGVIALESPCMYDIKGVENGTFVFDGSDYDVPVLSVYSDAAYPHLRTWRQYKNNVRFLESGNPLYTNIHYGDIGHMGLCDLSLASPVFAAIMDKGFQKVKARDQLTRLNEDCLAWVLSLTKGEEK from the coding sequence ATGAAACAAAAGAATAACAAGAAGAAACGCATGGTTACGGCGATTGTGATTGTGGCGGTGGTCCTCATCGCCCTCAGGTTCATCATGTTCCCCCCGGTAAAGGACATCCCCACCACCGGGCAATATCAGTTCACTTCAGAAGATTACTGGGTGACGCTGGACAAGGCGGACCCCTATTCCAAAAACGGCAGCAAGCGCCAGCTTCAGATCAGGGAATGGCATCCTGTCGATTGCCCGGAGCAGAAGCCGGTCGTCGTGGCGTCCCACGGATCCTGCGGCACGATCGGCAACAACCTGACCCTTTACCGCGAGCTGGCCAGCCACGGCTACACGGTCCTCGCAGTGGCGCATCCTGGCCAGTGCGCGAGCGTCCGATACGAGAACGGCAGGAAGAGCGGCCCCAGCGGGGTCTTCTTCAAGGAACAGGCTGCCCTTAAGCCGGACGAAGCCCCGGAGGAGGCCTGTGAGATCTTCCATAAGTGGATGGATATCAGGACCGGCGACCTGAACGCCGTCATGGACGACTACATGGCCCGGAACGGAGCCACCCGCTTTATCGCGGAGGGCCATTCCCTCGGCGGTTCGGCGGCATACGCCATGGCCCGGATCCGGAAAGATGTCATCGGTGTCATCGCCCTGGAATCCCCCTGCATGTATGACATCAAGGGTGTGGAAAACGGAACATTCGTTTTCGACGGGAGCGACTACGACGTCCCGGTGCTGAGCGTCTATTCCGATGCCGCATATCCCCATCTGAGGACATGGAGACAGTATAAAAACAACGTCAGGTTCCTGGAGAGCGGCAACCCGCTTTACACCAACATCCATTACGGGGACATCGGGCACATGGGTCTGTGCGACCTGTCCCTGGCCTCACCCGTCTTCGCGGCAATCATGGACAAGGGTTTCCAGAAGGTAAAAGCGCGTGACCAGCTCACCCGGCTGAACGAAGACTGCCTCGCCTGGGTCCTGAGCCTGACCAAAGGAGAAGAAAAATGA
- a CDS encoding protein-tyrosine phosphatase — protein MIKVLFVCHGNICRSPMAEYILKALLRARGLEDRYYVESAAVSTEEIGNPIYPPARRCLNQHGIPFDVRQARQITRADYDRFDRIICMDASNLRMLRYIIPDDPQGKVHLMMSYTGRSRDVADPWYTGDFETTFQDILTACEAMLTGAPR, from the coding sequence ATGATAAAAGTATTGTTTGTCTGCCACGGCAACATTTGCCGCAGCCCGATGGCGGAGTATATCCTGAAAGCGCTGCTGCGCGCCCGCGGCCTCGAGGACCGCTATTACGTCGAATCAGCGGCCGTCTCGACCGAGGAGATCGGCAATCCGATCTACCCGCCCGCACGGCGCTGTCTCAACCAGCACGGCATCCCGTTCGACGTCCGGCAGGCACGGCAGATCACGCGCGCCGATTACGACCGTTTCGACCGCATCATCTGCATGGACGCCTCCAACCTGCGGATGCTGCGCTACATCATCCCGGACGACCCGCAGGGCAAGGTGCACCTGATGATGTCCTACACCGGACGGAGCCGCGACGTCGCAGATCCTTGGTACACAGGCGATTTCGAGACGACTTTCCAGGATATCCTGACGGCCTGCGAGGCGATGCTCACGGGCGCGCCGCGCTGA
- a CDS encoding peptide methionine sulfoxide reductase msrA/msrB translates to MNKEIYLAGGCFWGAEHYLKRIRGVVSTETGYANGNIAYPTYREVYTDTTGYAETVHVVYDPDILGLERLIQIYFTAIDPTSLNKQGEDEGTRYRTGIYYTDPEDLPAIRKIYDRVAGEIKAPLAVEVRPLKNFYRAEDCHQDYLDKNPQGYCHISPALMEFARTANDPDNDTD, encoded by the coding sequence ATGAATAAAGAAATTTACCTCGCCGGCGGCTGCTTCTGGGGCGCCGAGCACTATCTGAAACGCATCCGCGGTGTCGTGAGCACCGAGACAGGCTATGCCAACGGCAACATAGCCTATCCGACATACCGTGAAGTCTATACCGACACGACCGGCTATGCCGAGACCGTCCACGTGGTCTACGACCCCGACATCCTCGGCCTGGAGCGGCTCATCCAGATCTACTTCACCGCCATCGACCCGACCAGTCTCAACAAGCAGGGCGAGGACGAAGGCACGCGCTACCGCACCGGCATCTACTACACCGACCCCGAAGACCTGCCCGCCATCCGCAAGATCTACGACCGCGTCGCGGGCGAGATCAAGGCCCCGCTGGCCGTGGAGGTCAGGCCGCTCAAGAATTTCTACCGGGCGGAGGACTGCCACCAGGACTATCTCGACAAGAATCCGCAGGGATATTGCCATATTTCCCCGGCCCTGATGGAGTTCGCCCGCACAGCCAACGACCCGGACAACGACACCGACTAG